The genomic window TATCCGCAGAATTTATTTTATTGATAAGTTCTTTTGTATATTGATCTGGGTATAACGAGCCTAGTACTTTATCTAATTTATAATTTAGGTTTTCCGATGACCACTTACGCTCACGGCCTAATAAAACATCCCGCACAGTGTACATTTTTTCGACAGCAGGATAAAAGTGCTTTTGAGCACTTTCTATTTCTGGGTTATATGATTCAGATTTATAGCGGAACGTTACCAAATCATTTAAAGAAGTATTAATAACATTATAAATTTTGCTTTGTTGCGCTAAATATATGGATAAATAATTTTCCAAATGTGGTATTTTTTCTAGTAACTTATCTTTTTCGTCTTTTAATAAATCAATATTTTTTAGCATATTAATTTGATTCTTTAAATTTATTGCTTCCTCATTCAAATAATTAATTAGTACTGGACTAAATTCTGTTGGGAATTTTATATTAATATTCTTTTTATTCATCAAAGGTGAGTTGATTTCTTCAATATGTCTGGTTAAATATTCAAAAATATTAAAAGTATCAGATATAATGCTATCATTATCATCCGTATAATTATATATTATCTCTGTCTTAACAATATCTTCTATTGTTAAATCACCAAAAGCATGTTGATCAGTCTCATATATAGAATATATTAGCCATAATGCATAAACACTAATAACTTCAATTGGTAAATCATGTTTATCACTATTTTGATTAAAGCGATATTTTTCATTAAATAACCGAGTAACAATATTTATTTTGTGAATATTTATTAGCAGTTCCCTTTGATCATTAATATCAATTTTATTAAAATAAGAATTGACTACTTCTTGATAAATTTTATTTAACTCAAATCTAATAGGTGTAGAAGATAAAATATTAAGCTTATTGTTAATATCATTTTCCACAGTTTTTAAAAATTGATTTTCAACTAACAAATGTGAAGAATCTATTGATATAAGAAAATTATCTAACTTTTTGATTAATGATTCTTTTTGGTTATTAATATTTTCTTCGCTTTCATTATCATTTATATCAATAAATGATAAAATAATATTCGAAATTTCATATATTTTACCCTTTATACTAGATAGAGGCTCTGAGTTTATTTGATGGCCCATATTATATATTTGATTTATCGTTGTCGATTCTTGTGCTAAAATTAAAATTCTAGAATAGATCGCCATATCATACTCATGTGCTTGTATCTCTTTTTTTAATAAATTATTAACATTAATTTGGTCTTCTAATGCTGAAGCTAATATTTTATCATTCGATATTTTTTTTCTTAATTTATAAATTAGTGTGTTTAATTCAATATATTCATTAGTATTTTTTATATCGATTTGCTTATTAATATTATTTATTATTTTTATAATTAAATTTATTAGCTTATCAACTTTAATTGAGTTATGGTACTCTGGTAAACCTGCCTGCCTAATTTCTCTCTCTTTAATAATGTTATGATTTATTACCGAATCAAGACTATTAGCATTAGCATTTTTTTCAGCAAAATTACCTGCCGCTGGCTGTAGGTTAGTCACTATGTTTTCGTCATTATTTTTTAACAGTCTGTTTTTATTACTAGCTTTATCATCAACTGAAATATAATTATGATTAAAAACATTAGCCGATACTTTCATTAATCTTTACCTTAAAAATTACATAAATTACAATAGATTTCTTATTATATATTCTTTTAAATATTTTTGTTGTTTTTTTGTTAAAAAATAATGTTAGTAAATAACTAGTTAAAAAATAAATAAAAATAGAATAATAAATGAATAGCCATGATAATGACTAAATTAGAGTCAGTAAAAAATAATCTTTAATACAATAAACTAAGGCAATTTCAATTCAAGAAAATAATGTAATAAGATTGTTTTAATATAAAAAATACTATTTCAAGCCAAAAAGTTAAAGCTATTAGTTATTCAATTTATTAATTACATCCCTATGTGCTGCTTGCTAATTTTTATTATTCACATCATTGAATAACAAAAATCGCTAATATAGCCATTATTATATTTAATCTAACTAGCAAATAAGCTGCCATTTTATGCAAGAAGAGGGCAAAAGAATCAATGTTTATTTCACTCTATTACAAATAAACTCATACCATGTTTTATTGTTATTAATACTTAACAGGGGCAAATTCAACTTCACTAACTCATTTCTCAAAAAACACTCGCTTCCATACGTTATCATAGTAAGATATGATATTTACTCACTTATTTTCTATCAAGATAATTAGCATAACTTTGTGATATAACAAATCTTTGTTTATTAGCGTCGAATAAAATATTGCAGTAAAACGATTCAATATGAATCAACCCGTTAAAGTAAAGTTGAATAAACAGATGTGATTAAAATGAAAATATTATTTTTAATGCTGACATTATTAACTCTAACCAGCTGCGCTTCACAGCCACAGCCAGCATTGATGGATCTTGACAAAAAAAGTCGTCAATTTAACTATTCTGCCCTGTTGAATATTAGTCATATTCAGAAGATCAACGCTTCTTCTGCCAGTAAACAAAAATGGCAATATTCAACGTTTTTTCCTGCCACTGCTGAACAAGCGTCTCCTGTTTATTATTATGCTCTCGCTAATGCTCGTAAAATTATTATTTATACCGATAATGCCAATTTTTGGCTTATGGTTAAAAATAAACTGAAAGCACAAGGAGCAACGGCGGTTATTGAATGGCAATTTAAAAAAATGTTTTTAGCTAAACAGGCTCAAATTACGTTTATCAACGATTAAAATAACTAAAAAAAATTAAATAATCTTGATTAAAATAATCAATTGTTAATTTCGCAGGTGATGTATTTATTGTAACCTATTGTTTATAAAAAGGTTAATTAACCAATACAAGATTAACTTTAACATTTAAATGATAAAATCAATATTCTTTTAATAACCAATAAAAATGATCATAATAACAAGGTATTAACAGACTTGTTTAAATATCGCATTGCCAACCTTATAAAATTTAAAATAAATGATAATTTACCTATTTTCCAATTGATTAAAATAGCAATTTTCCACAATCAAATACATTGCCTTTTTAATACCACCCCATATCTTAAAGAAAAATTACCGCTATTATTGTTATGCCAACTAATAGCAATACTGATTAAAATCCCTATCATAAACTTATTAATATCCGCTACCTTATATAGGAGTAATAAAAAATGACACCACTACGTTGCCATTGGGTAACTGCCGATGAGGAATATATTGCCTATCATGATGAAGAGTGGGGAAAAGCAGAAAAAGATAGTCAAAGATTATTCGAAATGCTCTGCCTTGAAGGTCAACAAGCCGGTCTCTCTTGGTATACTATTTTGAAAAAACGTGCTGGCTATCGTGACTGTTTTTACCAATTTGATCCAGTTGTAATTGCCAAAATGACTCAGCAGGATGTCGATCGTCTAATACAAGAACCCCGTATCGTGCGTAATCGCATGAAAATCAATGCTATCATTACCAATGCCCAAGCTTACTTAGCGATGATCCAATCAGGTGAGGATTTTAGTCAATTTCTCTGGCGATTTGTCGATGGAAAAACACAAATCAATCATTGGCAACATCAAAGTGAAATACCTACTCATACTATTATTTCTAAACATCTTTCTCTTGCCTTAAAAAAACGTGGCTTTAAATTTGTTGGTAGCACCATCTGTTATGCATTTATGCAAGCAACCGGTATGGTTAACGACCATTTAAGCAATTGTATTTGTCGGCAGAAAAAAAACGAGTAATAAAAATATCATTATGATAAATTTATAATCACATAAATATAAAAAATTTATAATATCCTGTAATTAATTTGCTAACCAAGCCATTATTCTATTGATAACAGCAGAATATTGTACTGGTTTGTTTACTAGTCATTTGCACAGTTATGAAGAAAAGCATGATACATTCACAATTTGGTAAAAAATTTTCCAGTTCATCAAGTATCTCTCTTTTAATGAAAGATCTAAATGAGGGCTTACGTACACCTGACGTCATTATGCTTGGAGGTGGTAACCCAGCACACATTCCTGAAATGGATCAATATTTTCAGCAATTATTAATAGATATGGCTAAAAGTGGCCAGCTCAATGAAGCATTATGCAACTATGATGGCCCACAAGGAAAAGATGCCATGCTGCAAGTATTAGCAAATACGTTAAATGAGCAAATTGGCTGGAATATTAGCGCTAAAAATATCGCATTAACTAATGGCAGTCAGAGTGCTTTTTTTTATCTATTTAATATCCTGGCAGGCCGTTGTGAACAAGGAATAAAACGGAAAGTTCTTTTCCCTTTAACTCCAGAATACGTTGGTTATGCCGATACTGGACTTGATGATGATATTTTTGTTGCCAATAAACCGCAAATTGACATCCTGCCTAATGGTCAATTTAAATATCGGATTAATTTTGGATCGCTGAAAATAACCGATGATATTGGTGTTATTTGCGTTTCCAGACCCACCAATCCAACTGGAAATGTCATTACCGATGAAGAAATGATGCAATTAGATGCTTTGGCCAAACAGCATGCTATTCCTCTTTTGATTGACAGTGCTTATGGTATTCCCTTTCCAGGTATTATTTTTAATCAAGCAACACCAATCTGGAATAAAAATATTATTCTATCTATGAGCCTATCCAAATTAGGATTACCTGGCTGTCGCTGCGGTATTATTATTGCAAACGAAACTATTATCAGCGCGATCAGTAACATGAATGGCATCATTAGTTTATCCCCTGGTAGTATAGGCCCAGCATTAATGCTAGCGATCCTTAAACGTAATGATCTATTGAGACTTTCACAAACTGTAATAAAACCTTTTTATCAACAACGTGTTACTGAAACCGTAAAAATTATTCGCCGTTATATACCAGAAAGTCGCTGCCTGATCCATAAACCCGAAGGCGCAATATTTCTATGGCTTTGGTTTAAAAATTTACCAATTAATAGTCAAACACTTTATTCACGTCTTAAAAAACGCGGTGTATTAATGGTGCCAGGAGATTATTTTTTCCCGGGACTTAATGAATATTGGCCTCATGCTCATCAATGTATGCGAATGAACTATATTCTACCACTGGAAAAAATAGAGCAAGGGATTGCGATTTTAGCAAATGAAATTGAAATTGCCTATCAATAGCATACATTAAATAGTTTTATTAAATATATTAAAAATATAATTCTATATATGATAAAAAAAACCTCTTATCATATACAAGATAAGAGGTGATAAAATAATAACGAGGACTTTGAATTGTAAAGTTAACGGGATCATATTCAAGAGTATTGCAAAATGAAATGATCTATTTTCCGAGATCTTTAACACCGTAAGTATTACAACATATTTAGTGTTCTTTTAATTAAATAATAAATTGATATTTTTACCACTATTTCGAACTATTATTTTTTAATTTAATTAAAATTATAGTCTAATCATTTTATTAATACTCCAGCTATAATAGTTGACAGAATAAAAGGCATTTAGTTAACGCTGTACTTGATGCTGTTAATACCTCACATGCAAACCTGTCAACAGGTTTTAAAAAAGAAATGGGATATACGATCCACTGGATAAGTTATGGAGAAAGGCTAAAACGTGCTCAACATTTTTATCATCCACGTCTTTACCGATTAATGAAATTTTAATTCACCTGCGATTATCCTTATCTACCTTATTTTTAAAAAAGCGATTGGACTAACTCCAAAGAAATATATAAATTGTTAATCAATCTCTTTAAACCAATCACCATTGCAAAGGCAAATAAACTTTTATGTAACCAATTTTCCATTTACTGTGCTCTATCTAGGACATATAGCAGAAAATAATGGTTAAAAAGGTTTATTTCTATTCACACGCTGGTATTTTTAACATTAATGTTTATCATTAAAATTTCATATTCGCTTGGAGAAGCTAGGCTTATACCTTTAATGAGAAGATTAATCTTCGTTATCTATACCATCTGTTTAAATTTTTTCAGCTGCTTGATACTGTTAAGCGGCTGCTCAAGTATTATGACCCATGTTGGTCCTCATCAAGGTTACTATTCCGGCACCAAAGCCGATACTCGAATACTTAAAGATAGCGATACCGGCTGGGTGATAAAACCCCTTGCCATGATTGATTTACCTTTTTCTGCGCTACTTGATACTGTTTTACTACCATATGATTATTTTCAGGTTGACAAAGTTGTATCGCTCCCCTCCCCAAAAGAACGCGTTCAAGATTGGGAAAAAGATCAAGTCGCAAATACCCCTCAGCAAATACCAGCCAAAAATTAACATTCATGATATAACTGCCACACTTATTTTTTTAAACAGAAAATTAAGCTGACTTTAAATACTAAAATTAATGAAGTAGGTATACTGAATATCCAATTATTTGTGATAGAATTTTTACTATATTTATCAATAAGTAAAAGCTTACATTATTAAAATCAGCAATCATACCCGACTTTAATTTAAAAAGCCGAATTATATTAAAGGCAAGATAAACATATTTTATCTAATTATTATTCATACAATTTATTAATATTTAAGCTACTATTATGTTGCGAGGTAAAAACAATTTTTTTATTTTATTAACTTGAGAAAAGAAATAATGAAAAAAACACTTATTGCTTTAATTACAATCTGCATAATTCCATCCACTGTGTTGGCAAATGAAAGTAAAAATGGTGTTTATATCAGCGCAAAAATGGGTGCTTCAATCCAGCAAATGTCTGGCCAATTTTTTCCTACGTTCTATATATTAGAAGTTGGCGGTGAGGAAGAAAA from Arsenophonus sp. aPb includes these protein-coding regions:
- a CDS encoding DNA-3-methyladenine glycosylase I, whose translation is MTPLRCHWVTADEEYIAYHDEEWGKAEKDSQRLFEMLCLEGQQAGLSWYTILKKRAGYRDCFYQFDPVVIAKMTQQDVDRLIQEPRIVRNRMKINAIITNAQAYLAMIQSGEDFSQFLWRFVDGKTQINHWQHQSEIPTHTIISKHLSLALKKRGFKFVGSTICYAFMQATGMVNDHLSNCICRQKKNE
- a CDS encoding valine--pyruvate transaminase; this encodes MIHSQFGKKFSSSSSISLLMKDLNEGLRTPDVIMLGGGNPAHIPEMDQYFQQLLIDMAKSGQLNEALCNYDGPQGKDAMLQVLANTLNEQIGWNISAKNIALTNGSQSAFFYLFNILAGRCEQGIKRKVLFPLTPEYVGYADTGLDDDIFVANKPQIDILPNGQFKYRINFGSLKITDDIGVICVSRPTNPTGNVITDEEMMQLDALAKQHAIPLLIDSAYGIPFPGIIFNQATPIWNKNIILSMSLSKLGLPGCRCGIIIANETIISAISNMNGIISLSPGSIGPALMLAILKRNDLLRLSQTVIKPFYQQRVTETVKIIRRYIPESRCLIHKPEGAIFLWLWFKNLPINSQTLYSRLKKRGVLMVPGDYFFPGLNEYWPHAHQCMRMNYILPLEKIEQGIAILANEIEIAYQ
- a CDS encoding YceK/YidQ family lipoprotein → MRRLIFVIYTICLNFFSCLILLSGCSSIMTHVGPHQGYYSGTKADTRILKDSDTGWVIKPLAMIDLPFSALLDTVLLPYDYFQVDKVVSLPSPKERVQDWEKDQVANTPQQIPAKN